The Malus domestica chromosome 10, GDT2T_hap1 genome contains a region encoding:
- the LOC114827411 gene encoding pollen-specific protein-like At4g18596, with the protein MVSGTVFCDQCKDGDRSLFDYPIYGVKVQVACSDSNGQITMSREETTNWFGNYAIGFDGTPDLSGCYAQISSSTGSGCVVSAGPAQNLRLVFRMFDMGMYVVDSLLTQPAQPMSFCPKSSNPVPAPVTLVNPLPKPVTPASPPPFRLPPPMP; encoded by the exons ATGGTGAGTGGCACTGTCTTCTGTGACCAATGCAAAGATGGTGACAGATCCCTCTTTGATTACCCCATCTACG GAGTTAAAGTACAAGTGGCATGTAGTGACAGTAATGGGCAGATCACAATGTCAAGGGAAGAGACTACAAATTGGTTTGGAAACTATGCCATCGGGTTTGATGGGACACCAGATTTGAGCGGCTGTTATGCTCAGATTTCTTCAAGCACAGGGAGTGGCTGTGTGGTTAGTGCTGGTCCTGCTCAAAATCTTAGACTTGTGTTTAGAATGTTTGACATGGGGATGTATGTTGTGGACTCTTTGCTCACTCAGCCTGCTCAGCCCATGTCATTTTGCCCCAAGTCATCTAATCCTGTGCCTGCACCGGTAACGCTGGTTAACCCTCTGCCTAAACCAGTGACGCCGGCAAGCCCTCCGCCTTTTAGGCTCCCCCCCCCAATGCCTTGA
- the LOC103428366 gene encoding probable magnesium transporter NIPA6 isoform X2, translating into MGVSENTKGLILAMASSAFIGASFILKKKGLKSAAAAGTRAGVGGYTYLLEPLWWAGMITMIVGEVANFVAYVYAPAVLVTPLGALSIIVSAVLAHFLLKERITKMGIVGCLTCIVGSVVIVIHAPREHSLNSVEEIWVLATQTAFLIYVAVTITLVLVLVLHFEPQYGQTNILVYLGICSLMGSLTVVSIKAIGIAIKLTLEGALDTFNAAIVAPVYYVMFTTLTIIASVIMFKDWSGQNVSSIASEICGFITVLSGTIILHATRDQEPPAPQPQGTVTWYIRGDSVKSSEDERLLTLQNSDYPEP; encoded by the exons atGGGGGTTTCGGAGAATACAAAGGGGTTGATACTGGCGATGGCGTCGAGCGCCTTCATCGGGGCGAGCTTCATCCTGAAGAAGAAGGGTCTCAAGAGCGCCGCCGCCGCCGGCACCCGAGCAG GAGTTGGTGGGTATACATACTTACTAGAACCTCTCTGGTGGGCTGGCATGATCACCA TGATTGTTGGGGAAGTTGCCAATTTCGTGGCTTATGTATATGCTCCGGCGGTTCTTGTAACACCACTTGGTGCACTGAGTATAATCGTCAG TGCTGTTTTGGCTCACTTCTTGTTGAAGGAACGAATAACGAAAATGGGTATTGTGGGATGTCTTACCTGCATCGTGGGATCAGTTGTGATTGTGATCCATGCACCTCGGGAGCATAGTCTAAATTCTGTAGAGGAAATCTGGGTCCTGGCGACCCAAACAG CCTTTCTGATTTATGTTGCAGTTACAATTACCCTAGTGTTAGTTTTGGTCTTGCATTTTGAACCTCAGTATGGACAAACGAACATACTAGTCTATTTGGGAATCTGTTCCTTGATGGGTTCACTTACG GTTGTAAGCATAAAGGCAATTGGAATTGCTATAAAGCTGACCCTTGAGGGA GCTTTGGATACATTCAATGCTGCAATTGTTGCCCCAGTATATTATGTGATGTTCACAACTCTGACCATAATTGCTAGTGTAATAATGTTCAAG GATTGGTCTGGCCAGAATGTAAGCAGCATAGCCTCTGAAATATGTGGATTCATCACTGTGCTGTCAGGAACCATCATACTCCATGCAACAAGAGATCAGGAACCACCTGCTCCACAACCACAAG GAACTGTAACATGGTACATTAGAGGAGATTCAGTGAAGAGTTCTGAAGATGAACGTTTGCTCACTTTACAGAATTCAGATTATCCTGAACCGTGA
- the LOC103428366 gene encoding probable magnesium transporter NIPA6 isoform X1 → MGVSENTKGLILAMASSAFIGASFILKKKGLKSAAAAGTRAGVGGYTYLLEPLWWAGMITMIVGEVANFVAYVYAPAVLVTPLGALSIIVSAVLAHFLLKERITKMGIVGCLTCIVGSVVIVIHAPREHSLNSVEEIWVLATQTAFLIYVAVTITLVLVLVLHFEPQYGQTNILVYLGICSLMGSLTVVSIKAIGIAIKLTLEGVSQIAYPQTWFFLTVAIICVVTQLNYLNKALDTFNAAIVAPVYYVMFTTLTIIASVIMFKDWSGQNVSSIASEICGFITVLSGTIILHATRDQEPPAPQPQGTVTWYIRGDSVKSSEDERLLTLQNSDYPEP, encoded by the exons atGGGGGTTTCGGAGAATACAAAGGGGTTGATACTGGCGATGGCGTCGAGCGCCTTCATCGGGGCGAGCTTCATCCTGAAGAAGAAGGGTCTCAAGAGCGCCGCCGCCGCCGGCACCCGAGCAG GAGTTGGTGGGTATACATACTTACTAGAACCTCTCTGGTGGGCTGGCATGATCACCA TGATTGTTGGGGAAGTTGCCAATTTCGTGGCTTATGTATATGCTCCGGCGGTTCTTGTAACACCACTTGGTGCACTGAGTATAATCGTCAG TGCTGTTTTGGCTCACTTCTTGTTGAAGGAACGAATAACGAAAATGGGTATTGTGGGATGTCTTACCTGCATCGTGGGATCAGTTGTGATTGTGATCCATGCACCTCGGGAGCATAGTCTAAATTCTGTAGAGGAAATCTGGGTCCTGGCGACCCAAACAG CCTTTCTGATTTATGTTGCAGTTACAATTACCCTAGTGTTAGTTTTGGTCTTGCATTTTGAACCTCAGTATGGACAAACGAACATACTAGTCTATTTGGGAATCTGTTCCTTGATGGGTTCACTTACG GTTGTAAGCATAAAGGCAATTGGAATTGCTATAAAGCTGACCCTTGAGGGAGTAAGTCAGATAGCTTATCCACAGACATGGTTTTTTCTGACAGTTGCAATAATCTGCGTTGTTACACAGTTAAATTACCTTAACAAG GCTTTGGATACATTCAATGCTGCAATTGTTGCCCCAGTATATTATGTGATGTTCACAACTCTGACCATAATTGCTAGTGTAATAATGTTCAAG GATTGGTCTGGCCAGAATGTAAGCAGCATAGCCTCTGAAATATGTGGATTCATCACTGTGCTGTCAGGAACCATCATACTCCATGCAACAAGAGATCAGGAACCACCTGCTCCACAACCACAAG GAACTGTAACATGGTACATTAGAGGAGATTCAGTGAAGAGTTCTGAAGATGAACGTTTGCTCACTTTACAGAATTCAGATTATCCTGAACCGTGA
- the LOC114827628 gene encoding eukaryotic translation initiation factor 4B3-like, with amino-acid sequence MAATVSPWAKPGAWALAAEEQEAELEQQAKEEQQRAVEPPSADFPSLSAAAATKPKKKKQTISLAEFNNFGAPKPKPAEHPLGLTHEDRMHLPTGPRERTAEELDRNRLGGGFRSYGGDRGNSRYSNGDESSESKWGSGQRKEGGFGRESNRDEPSRADEVDDWGAKKKSMPGNGFERRERGGPGGSFFGGSQSKADESNSWVSNKSSMPSEGRRFGGGDGGFDRERKVGFPSNGGADSDNWGRKKEETNGGSGFDRERKVGFVSNGGGADSDVWGKKREESNGGLSESTARPRLNLQPRSLPVSNETSPGSTTAPKPKGSNPFGAARPREEVLAEKGKDWKEIDEQLESAKIKEVTEIANSESFGRRSFGMGNGRAGDRTERAWRKPDSADSRPQSADKSETRSNSEEAQNEHVESENGHIEPGNEHVDEN; translated from the exons ATGGCGGCCACCGTGTCTCCGTGGGCCAAGCCCGGCGCCTGGGCCCTTGCCGCCGAGGAGCAGGAAGCCGAACTCGAACAGCAAGCCAAAGAGGAACAACAACGCGCCGTTGAGCCGCCCTCCGCTGACTTCCCATCTCTCTCTGCAGCCGCCGCCACCAAgcccaagaagaagaaacagaccATCTCCCTCGCCGAGTTCAATAACTTTGGGGCGCCCAAACCCAAGCCCGCGGAGCATCCCTTGGGCCTGACGCACGAGGACCGGATGCATTTGCCGACCGGTCCGCGCGAGCGAACAGCCGAGGAGCTTGATCGGAATCGGCTCGGCGGCGGGTTCAGGTCTTATGGGGGCGATCGGGGAAACAGCAGGTATTCCAATGGTGACGAGTCTTCGGAGTCGAAGTGGGGTTCGGGTCAGAGGAAGGAAGGTGGGTTTGGGAGGGAATCGAACCGAGATGAGCCTTCGAGAGCGGATGAGGTTGATGATTGGGGCGCCAAGAAGAAATCGATGCCGGGAAATGGGTTTGAGAGGAGGGAGAGAGGAGGACCTGGAGGTAGTTTTTTTGGTGGGTCACAGTCGAAGGCTGATGAATCCAACAGCTGGGTGTCGAATAAGAGCTCCATGCCGTCGGAGGGACGGAGATTTGGCGGTGGTGATGGCGGGTTTGATCGGGAGAGGAAAGTAGGGTTCCCATCTAATGGTGGTGCTGATTCTGATAATTgggggaggaagaaggaggagactAATGGTGGGTCTGGATTTGATAGAGAGAGAAAAGTTGGGTTCGTTTCCAATGGCGGTGGTGCGGATTCTGATGTTTGGgggaagaagagggaggagagTAATGGTGGTCTTAGTGAGAGTACTGCGAGGCCCAGGCTTAATTTGCAGCCGAGGAGTTTGCCTGTGAGCAACGAGACCTCACCAGGTTCGACCACTGCACCGAAGCCCAAGGGCTCTAACCCATTTGGTGCTGCAAGACCGAGGGAAGAGGTGTTGGCGGAGAAAGGGAAGGACTGGAAGGAGATTGATGAGCAGCTTGAGTCTGCTAAGATTAAGGAGGTGACGGAGATAGCGAACAGCGAGTCGTTTGGGAGGAGGAGTTTTGGGATGGGAAATGGGCGTGCTGGTGATCGAACTGAGAGAGCTTGGAGGAAGCCTGATTCGGCTGATTCACGGCCCCAGAG TGCTGATAAAAGTGAGACTAGGAGCAACTCTGAGGAAGCACAGAACGAGCATGTTGAGTCAGAGAACGGGCATATTGAACCAGGGAATGAGCATgttgatgaaaattga
- the LOC103428366 gene encoding probable magnesium transporter NIPA6 isoform X3, with amino-acid sequence MGVSENTKGLILAMASSAFIGASFILKKKGLKSAAAAGTRAGVGGYTYLLEPLWWAGMITMIVGEVANFVAYVYAPAVLVTPLGALSIIVSAVLAHFLLKERITKMGIVGCLTCIVGSVVIVIHAPREHSLNSVEEIWVLATQTAFLIYVAVTITLVLVLVLHFEPQYGQTNILVYLGICSLMGSLTVVSIKAIGIAIKLTLEGVSQIAYPQTWFFLTVAIICVVTQLNYLNKDWSGQNVSSIASEICGFITVLSGTIILHATRDQEPPAPQPQGTVTWYIRGDSVKSSEDERLLTLQNSDYPEP; translated from the exons atGGGGGTTTCGGAGAATACAAAGGGGTTGATACTGGCGATGGCGTCGAGCGCCTTCATCGGGGCGAGCTTCATCCTGAAGAAGAAGGGTCTCAAGAGCGCCGCCGCCGCCGGCACCCGAGCAG GAGTTGGTGGGTATACATACTTACTAGAACCTCTCTGGTGGGCTGGCATGATCACCA TGATTGTTGGGGAAGTTGCCAATTTCGTGGCTTATGTATATGCTCCGGCGGTTCTTGTAACACCACTTGGTGCACTGAGTATAATCGTCAG TGCTGTTTTGGCTCACTTCTTGTTGAAGGAACGAATAACGAAAATGGGTATTGTGGGATGTCTTACCTGCATCGTGGGATCAGTTGTGATTGTGATCCATGCACCTCGGGAGCATAGTCTAAATTCTGTAGAGGAAATCTGGGTCCTGGCGACCCAAACAG CCTTTCTGATTTATGTTGCAGTTACAATTACCCTAGTGTTAGTTTTGGTCTTGCATTTTGAACCTCAGTATGGACAAACGAACATACTAGTCTATTTGGGAATCTGTTCCTTGATGGGTTCACTTACG GTTGTAAGCATAAAGGCAATTGGAATTGCTATAAAGCTGACCCTTGAGGGAGTAAGTCAGATAGCTTATCCACAGACATGGTTTTTTCTGACAGTTGCAATAATCTGCGTTGTTACACAGTTAAATTACCTTAACAAG GATTGGTCTGGCCAGAATGTAAGCAGCATAGCCTCTGAAATATGTGGATTCATCACTGTGCTGTCAGGAACCATCATACTCCATGCAACAAGAGATCAGGAACCACCTGCTCCACAACCACAAG GAACTGTAACATGGTACATTAGAGGAGATTCAGTGAAGAGTTCTGAAGATGAACGTTTGCTCACTTTACAGAATTCAGATTATCCTGAACCGTGA